GTATGTATTTTCcaaatcaaacaaataatcaacaCAATAACACAAGAAGAATCAAAACCATTGTAACAAAATTTGAGCTCAATTGCAACACTCCCAGTTCGTTAAACAAATAAACATTTTTGGCCTGGAAACAGAACATGGTAAGAGATGAATCATAAGATACCCTCAACAAAAAAACATTCTTTCTCATATACCGAATTTCTTCGTCATCAATGTAAAGACTGTAAACAGGAAAATAGAACCAAAAAATTACCTCGAAGAACAGTTCCACAACCACCACACTAATAGACAGAATAATTAGCTAGCTTTGGAAGAAGATTCTCACACTTCGAGCACCGAACCAATCGTACCTTAGCTGGGTCTGTCATTGTAGAAAATCAAACCTCCACCACGGTTCCGGACCCATAAAAATGCTCccagaaagaaagagaaaaaaataagcCTATAAGGGAGAGTAAGAAACAAAAAACCCAGGTGACGTATTGAACTGAAATGAGCGAGAATGTCATTTTCAAGGTTGGGTTTCCACTAAAGAGCCGAGTAACAGAAGATGGGAATGAAAGACAAGGAAATATCAGGTTTTTTTATAAGGTTTTCACATGAAGCAAACAACTACAATTGTGGTGAAATGGCAAAACTTTATATCACATATTTTTATATCTACAGTGGACAATGGTGTTTGGTAGTGACGATTTTCTCGGAAAACTAAGGCGAGAAATGAGAAGCTAAGCTAGAGAATTTGTGGGGTTGATCTAAATATTCTTCCAAGTATGGTTTTTGagtttagagaaaatatgagcttATGCACTTCTTTccttatgtatttattttttaatatttatatttaaatataaaaaaaataatgatttacgtatttaattttatttattagaaaGAGACACTCCCAGGATCGATTTCCAATGTTATAGGGAAATGATATTACCAGGGTTAATAAATAAAATCCAACACAAGAGACCATAAACGACGTCGTTTGAAAAGCAAGAATCAAGAAATGACTTCctcaagttctccacttcccatttggctttgggactagcacggggTTCGATACCCATATCGGGTAGAATGCCTTGCAAATGAATCCATTCATTTTCAATttatcgacttcctctttcagggTTGTGTATCTCTCTAGATCAAGTGCTCGACTTTTTTGTCTCAAAGGCCTTGCCTTGGGGTCGAAGTTTAGGTGGTGATACATGATGGAGGAAtctatccctatcatgtcttcatgactCCAGGTGAATACGTCGAGGTTATCTTTTAAAAACTTCACTAGCCTATCCTCTATGTCTTCTCGAAGGTTCCTTCCAACCTTCAACTTCCTTAATGGTTCTTCCGTCACAACAATCTCTTTTAACTCCTCCACAGGTTCGGCCCTGAGCTCCTCGGGGGTCTAATTCTTGTGGGATTTTTCCTCCGTGTATCACCATCACCATAGGTTCTTGTGGCTGGGCAGCCGTGCGAAGAGATGTATTATAACCCTCCCTTGCTTCCTTTTGTTCATCCTTCATGCTTGCTATTCCCCCAAGAGTTATAAATTTAACAAACATGTGATAGATCGAGGTCATTGCTTTCGATTCTCTcaaggagggtctccctaatatcgcattgaaagctgaagtgcattctactacaacaaagttttaCATGACAGTGATTtgtctgggttgctcccccatggaaTCCATATGAGGAGGTGTGGTAGGGTTTCAAGTTCCTAatgcccaagcccatcttctccaatgcgAGGTGATATATGATATGCACTCTCATATTAGCCAGTTGGACGGGCAACACCAGGGGGTCTCTATGGGGGAAATGCACCCACATGCATCTTTCTCCGTGAATATTATCCAATCATTTTCCCTTTAAAATTCTTTCGGGGTTGCTGCTCCAAGCTGATGGTGCACGGGTGGGCTTCACCTAGCTTCCCTGGCATACATATCTCTTCCCTTTCTCGACTCTCCTTCGAATCCGGGCCCCCCGAAGATCAATTTTCCTTCCCCTGCACCTCCGGAGCTCGTTCTTGAGCTCTTGGTGAGGCTGGCATATCCTTTGGTCTCGAGTTCTCCCTTCTGACATACCTGCCCAGGTTCCCTCTGCGTATTAGCTCCCCAATTTCAACTTTCAAATGTGTACACTCCGCCGTGGTGTGTcctatatccttgtggtattggtaACAATTGTTGGGGTCTTTTTTGGATTAGTCTCTCTTCATCGCCGGGGGCCTCTTGAAGAGGACCTGATTTTCGTTCTTGAGGAAGATGTGTTCCCTAGTTTCTGTCAAGTCTGTATAGAAGGTGTATGGCGCTTGCCTGGGTTCACATCTACATTTGTGTTTTCTCTGTTGGTCGTCTCTTAGCCATTCGTATGCTCTCTTCTTCTTTGCATTATTCAAGCCCTCATGGGTAAAGGGTTTGGATAGGGGCTCAATTTTTCCCGCCTTAAGGTTCTCATGACCATCCTCGACCCGGAtgtacttttatgctctttcatagaagtcatctacgTCAGTAACctctcttttgagcatattatcccatacCTTGCTACCTAGGTGCACTCTGGCCTTGATTGCCATCTTAAGTTCCCCTCGATTCAGGCTTTACCTTAGCCgattccatgttgaacctatggatatagctttTTAGGCTTTCGCCTTCACCTTGATTTACGTTAGCGAGGTTGGTGTCTGGCATGGCGTAATCGCGCAGTACATGGtgctgctggagaaattcgtcaaaaaattgttgccatgacctaatggttCCCGGCCTTAGCCTCTTGTACCACTTGTACGCAACTTCTTTTAGCATAACAACGAAACAGTGACATCTTTCTCTACTATTGACCCCTCTCAATTTCATTAAATCATCGAAGGCATCAAGATGGTACTTAGGGTCCGTAGTGCTctcataaggggtcatgtgagaCTATTTGAAGTTAGCTGGGAGTTGCTCAACCTGAATTGCTCTTGTGAAATGTGTCTCATTCTATTCAAGGAGTCTCTTAGGTCATAAGGGTTGGCCTTCCCTTTCCACATGTCCTTCGAAGGAGCCATAGAGAGTGTTGTCCTCACATATGAACTTCTCTTATTGAGCTTCTCTCTTAGATCAGAGGGCACTTCCTTAGATGTGACTTCAGCTTTGTTCCAATAACCAGCATCATCCCTCTGCCTCTGCTCTTGGGGGTGCCTCGTTGGCGCAGGCCATTTGTGATGCTTTGACCGAGGATTGTTGCTAGTGGAAAACTGGGTTCTCCCATCTTCTACGGGGATGGTGGTTTCCCCACAAACGGCGcgaaactgttgacggtgaaaactcatcaacgatataaggttgTAAAACTCAAAGCTTattatgaaaataatatagatagaacttaggaaaaacttgaagaagaaaattgTAGAACAGTGACAATGGAGAAAAGACTCGGGAATTGCTTAATGGCCTATGTATACAATGAAATTTTCCAACTCCTTTGTTGGAGGGGTGaagatctatttatagtggaacTCTAATGGCTCATGATCGTAGTCCTAAGGGACAAGACtttacataggtacattgtcagtgTATTGGCATAGGACGTAGTGGTGTAGGAGGTTGTGGTGTCAGCCATGGAACATGGTCAGAGATGTGctggtagtgcctccactctttgtactaaCTCGTAATGTCACTACCTATCTGATATGGATGTCAAACTCACGCATATGTGCTCCTTAGGGTCTTACAACCTATACCCATATGCGTACCTCGTACCTGATGGTTGCTCTCATATATCCAAGGTCTCCAAGTCCCATTATATTTTGCTAAGTATAAGACTACTTGTAGCCTTGATTGAGATACATGCATATGTGAGTTGCACCCTGCtagtgacaccttccttagaaaatagagaaggGCCTCATCAGCGAGGCGTATTCTTATAACAAAGAGGCATGGGAGATAAAGGCTTTGCAAGTTGGTCTGTAAGAGCGAGATGTGAGGTGTCGCGCTCATGGCCTCACGAGGTGGGGAGATGGTCGAGGCATTGTATCATGTGGCCTTGCGAGATGTGGTGCTTGGCCTCGCGAGGTTGGGAGACGGCCGAGGCGTCGCATcgtgtggcctcgcgagatgagaTGTAGGGTAGTATCTCCCGAGATGAAGCACTGTGTCGCTTGGTGAGACAAGGTGCCACATGGCTCATagagccttgcatagcgaggcctcCCAACACGCTTCCGAAGGTGCAGCAGTGAAGCCTCCCAACACTCGTCCGGGGGTGCAGCTACGAGGCCTCCCTTAGCACGTCCGGGGGTGTAGTGTCTCGACAATTTGGGCATGCGAGTGTTTCTAGCATCAACACGTGAGCAATTTGGGCCTCTTTACCTTCGGGGTATGCGACATGCGGTCGCGGGGACATAAGCCGCATCTACACACGTTAGACCTTGTGTGGCGAGACCCGTGTATTTGGGACTTGGGCACGCGAGAAGGAGGCTTAGTGAGGCCTTTGGCGAAGGGTGTCTTGCATCTAGCCTTGCAAAGTAAGGTCTACCTTGCAGGCCTGGCCTCATATGGCAAGGCCCTTGAGTGTCGCGAGGCAGAACTTTGGGGCCACTTTGGGGCTTGGCGTACGTGGGAAGCTTCAAGGGACAATTTCCCACCTTCGGAGACCGATGGAGAGAGTAGTCGTTCTCTACACTTGTGTTTTGCCTTTAGTGGCTGgagaaagaaaaaacaaatgCTAATCAAAATGCATGCATGGGACCCATGAAAACTTTATTACGTACGTACGTCATCACGTGGAGTTATCAGAACTGCACTTAATTTTTAAATACCGAgctactttttttatttattatgattatatttttattttctactaatatatatatatatatatataatgagtgCTCCTTAGTTACCCACGTGATGGAAAGGTAAATCAATAGCTAGCAACGTCATTATTCAATACGTTTTTAGTGAAATAATAAGTGTATATAGGTTGGCACTATCAAATAATGCTGGAGAAACTCTACACGAGTCTTTCTTCATCCGCGCAAGTTGTGCTAATAATATGAGCTGAATAGTAAATATGTCCCCACTAGTATAATAATATAAACGTCACTTTTTAAGACTTTTCACAATTTGTGaataaaatctatatatatatatatatatatatatatatatatatagaagacgTTTCTCAATTGCTGGACGGGACTTAATAAGAGGGCTATCATTTTACTAGAAAAATGATCTTTAGCATTGACTGCATTTTGGGTATCAGTTGACTAAAAAATTGTTACACACATCTTTTAACGTAGTTTCAATCTTAGCAGATATGTATCAACTTGGCCAAAAAAGGAACAAAGAAGAGAATTGCATCCACACCTTATACTTTCATCATTTTCTATTCTTATGAAATCATGTGATGAGTGCAGCTGAAATGAAGATGATAAATTTACTGGaattaaaatgaaataaaaagtctcttttttttttttccggtATAAGGTAATCATTTTCTTTTTGCACATTATTAATATTGAAACCTCACAAGTCATATTACAATATAAATTAAATTTCACCTAACACCACAAccataaacgacacagacaactTCATAGATATTTAAGGTATGTTATGAATCACATCGTTTATAAAACGACACAATGAAGAGTATGAGGACCCACCTTCCATTAAGGTTTTCCGGCTTTTCTCACTCATTTCTTTTACTCTCTTCCTAATATCATTATTAGGCTCCATCACCTTTCGAATCCCAACCTCTATTTCTTCAGCTTTTACGATAACAACATCACCAGAAATGTTGAAACCCCTCCGGTAGTCCAACTTAATCTCCACTGCTAATCTGAACTCCTTCACTAGCTTGAAAGCGTTGATTTGTTGCTCAGCGTACAAAGGCCACGTCGCCATTGGTACCCCATACCACAAGCTCTCTAGGATTGAGTTCCAACCACAATGGGAGACGAACCCTCCAACTGAGGAGTGAGCCAGCACAGTCACCTGTGGAGCCCACCCTATGACCTTTCCAATCTCAGCCGTTCGATCAAGAAACCCCTCCGGAAGAACTTCATTGAAATCCGCGTAATCTTCTGGCTTAGTTGACTGACCTTTCTGTGGTTGTTTTCTTAAGGACCACAGAAACCGAACCCCACTCCGCTCTAAACCCATGGCTATCTCTTTCACTTGCTCCCCACTGAAGCTTCCCCTGCTCCCGAAGCACAGGAACACTACCGACGATGGAGGCTGGCTGTCTAGCCACGTCACGATGTTGGTTTCTTTCTGACCTTGGTTAGAATTAGGGTTTATTATAGGTCCCACTGGGTAGATTGGCGGGATCAAGTTATCTTTAGTTAAGGAATCAATCATGGCGGACTCTAACTCCACGAATGTATTTACTAAAAAGCCCTTGGTTTTCCTCATATTTCTGTGATGACTGAGAATCAAGGGGCACGACACCTTGTTCAGTAGCACATCGGGGATGACCTTGGCCGGAACCGGGTTGACGAAACCCGGAACGACAAGCTCTGCATCTGGTTCAACTTTATATTCAGTAATATCTTTGTTTTGGTCGGTACTTAGGGTTTCCAGATGAGAAATGAGCCGGAGAAAGCCGGCCCCTGACGTGAAAAACATGTAGGAGGGGACCCTAAACTCCTCGGCAACGTCAATCATGGCTGTGCAGATCATGTCGATGACGAAACCGGCCAGCGTAGGCGAGTCGGGTTCACTCGAAAAGGAGTCGGTGAGGTTCTGGACGGCGTTTCGAACGTGGGGTTTGAGATTTTCTAAGAATGAATCGATGAACTGGATGGGAGTAGAACTAGTGCTGTCAACAGTATGAGCTTCCGGTAGTTCGATGAACTTGATGCTGTTGGCGGTGATGGAGCCAAGGAGAGATTGCATGTGGGATTTGTTCGGGGGATCGAAGCCTGGCATTTTTATGATAAGGATTGAGATGGAAAGACGATGATCTTGAGCAGCAAGATGCTTTGCCATTTCTATTGATGAGACAATGTGGCCTACTCCTGGGAAAGGAATGAAAACTAGTtctcctttcttcattttttctcttttgtaattataattattttacaaaTGGGAGTGAGGCtatataaatctatatatatagagagagagagagattgagagAATACATAGATAGGAAAAGAATAGTGAGTGTTTCTAACATTActcatgtatacatatatatataaactcaaTGGAGTACAGTGAGGCAATCGTACAGTGCAAATCTGAATTTCCaacctttattattattattattagtgatGAGTCATGAGTGCTCTTTACCCTTTGTTTTATAAAGGAGGAAAGAGGGAGGAAATAATAGTTTGGAGAATGGAGAGAGAAAGtggaaagtaaaaaaaaattgtttggtTTGTATAGAGAAAAGGGTTGATAAAAATGGATGGGTAGAAAAATTAGTGGGTTCATCAATTTGTATTCTTCCTaaattagaatttaaaaaaatatatatctaaataaaattacttatttacttttttttataattcaaaatgatttatataatttactATATATCTTACTTTCTTTACTTCAAACACATTTTCCATGTGGTctatctctcttttttttttttatctttctattttttttccacCATATCAAACATTATAAGTTTTGAATATTCCAAGGAAAAAGTTTGAAAGAAAGATGAATAATAAGTCTAGCTAGGTTGGCATTATTAAAGGCCAGAAATTCCCAACCACTCTTTGTACCTTTGAGTAAGTAGTGCGATAATATGAGCTAGAGCACTAGAACGAATAgctagggatgtaaatggggcgggtctgccccgccccgccccgccccgccccgattAGTTTCTTGGAGCGGGGCGGGTCGCCCCTCCCCGGCTTAAtcggggcgggtctgccccgccccatttgccccatttaacttttttttttttaagaaacattaaattataattttagaattttccctacgcctaaatattatttattattgtaatctttatattttacacttggtatcaactacaccatcaaatattatattttgtttttttattttaacatttacaaaataaatacaagaataaggatgaattatataaaacatatttttcaatatttataattctttctagtctatatagaattaaaaatattctaaaccacatataaaatgtcaattttacgtACTATGTATATAAGTAGCATGAGAGAATTAAATtagagtataaaaaaaaaaaaattgaggcggGGCGGCCCCGCCCCGTTTAAATTCCTAGTGGGTCGGGGCTGCCCCGCCCCGCTTAAATTCATAGCGGGGTGGGGCGGGGCGGCGCCCCGCCCCGAATTCCGCCCCATTTTTACCGGGGCAAAGATGCCCCGTCGGGTCGGGGTCGTGCCCCGCCGCCCCATTTTTCCATCCTTACGAATAGCAGCACCAGCACATATGGCTTAACAGCcttcttattattattagggCTGTAGAATTTGATTTTGGGGACATGTGATCTCAGCTGAGCAATCACTCTCCAAATGACAACTCAACTCAGGTCCCAAATGAAATTCAATCACGATTAAAAgcatttttgtatgtgtggaaATGTAATTCCCACAAAATTGAAATTGAACCTTTTATTATGTTGCAATTATTTTGAAAGACCATAACATTCTCTTATAACAGAAAATATGTCTATTGCATCTTCAAACTTCAGCAATTTGGTTATATATATAATGATTGTTATGTGTTAAGATATAAGAAATATGAGAAATAATTAGACCTGAAGAATTAGAGAGAAAAACTCTGGGTTTAGAGAAAGAAGCTCTGGGAAACACTTTTGAATGGATTGTATGGGAAGTGAGAGAGAGTTTTAGTTCTTGAATCTGAGTTTATTTATAAATTGTATGTAAAAGGGTCTCTTATTTTGATTAAAAAGTTGATTCACCTTTAGTGAAGTACTGCAAGAAGATCAAGGTGTAACATAATAATTTCTATGGTGGAACCTTATCGGAGGAAACTGGAGTATGCCAATTTCTTTATGGCCGAACCAGTATAACTTGTGTCTTTTCTTCCCctttatttctttttcttattatttgtgtttgttgattttattttcttcttccactgccatttaattttagttttaataattttagtTTTAGTAATTGAACACCAAGTGTTTGAGCAATTGCCTCTTAACAAGTTTTGTTGAGTTTGTGTTGTAAAATTACAACAGTGGTGCCAGAGCTAGGTTTCGACTGAGAAGAACTCAAAGCTTGGAGAAAAAGATTCACTACAAAAAAATGTAGTATTACTGGCGGAGGGTTCCGCTAGTAATAACTGGTGTATCCGTCGGTAATGTATATTACCGGCGGCAGTCTGCCGGTAattctccgccggtaataatcggTCGGTATTAGCGGAATTACCGACCGACTGACACACCCGTCGATATTGTATTAATATCGGCAGATTAATAGAGGCGGGACTCCGCTAGTATAAAATAACACTGTCAACCTCGTTTGACTCATTTAATACCAGTGGGTTccgcctctattaatccgccgctaataaaatactaatagtaaaatataataattgattttattttatttcataataaatatacatataatacttatttaaaaataatatttaacataaattataattaataacacaattaatattcatcaaacaaaaatagcattataattaatcataaaattaacataataaaaatataaattgtctcattttaattacatatgaactaattataaaataaacataataaaatttcaattgtcttaatataattaaaaaacgtaatctaattattattgttttgatcggGCCAACCAGGTGTAAAATATTCAGTAAGGTTAATATCTTGATCACCAGTATTAGGGCGCGGcaatggtggtgaagcaaactgtggtgcttGTGGAGAGTGTTGCTGTGAAGATGATCGAAATTGTCAAGTATGTCGTCGCGGCGCGGGAGACTGATGCAAtaaactctcaaactgaccatacctctgctgctg
The Humulus lupulus chromosome 6, drHumLupu1.1, whole genome shotgun sequence DNA segment above includes these coding regions:
- the LOC133781643 gene encoding UDP-glycosyltransferase 71A15-like, whose product is MKKGELVFIPFPGVGHIVSSIEMAKHLAAQDHRLSISILIIKMPGFDPPNKSHMQSLLGSITANSIKFIELPEAHTVDSTSSTPIQFIDSFLENLKPHVRNAVQNLTDSFSSEPDSPTLAGFVIDMICTAMIDVAEEFRVPSYMFFTSGAGFLRLISHLETLSTDQNKDITEYKVEPDAELVVPGFVNPVPAKVIPDVLLNKVSCPLILSHHRNMRKTKGFLVNTFVELESAMIDSLTKDNLIPPIYPVGPIINPNSNQGQKETNIVTWLDSQPPSSVVFLCFGSRGSFSGEQVKEIAMGLERSGVRFLWSLRKQPQKGQSTKPEDYADFNEVLPEGFLDRTAEIGKVIGWAPQVTVLAHSSVGGFVSHCGWNSILESLWYGVPMATWPLYAEQQINAFKLVKEFRLAVEIKLDYRRGFNISGDVVIVKAEEIEVGIRKVMEPNNDIRKRVKEMSEKSRKTLMEGGSSYSSLCRFINDVIHNIP